The DNA segment CATATAATTATAATGTCCATGCATAATTAACTGATTAATTTGTTTAATTTGGAATTCATATCATGTGTTTGAACTTTGAAGCACCTAGCTTATGAGTATGGTAGTAGAGGTGCGTACTTGGTTATCGGGGCTAGAAGAAACAAGGCTTTGCGAGATGTGGCGGAGACTGCCCGTTGGCTCGGCTCTCCACTGGTTGTTCCTATACGCACCGATGTCTCGAAACCCGAAGATTGCAAGCGTTTGATCGAACAAGCCATCGAGAGTTTCGGCCGATGTAAGCAATATTAATTGCATATCATATGTATTAATCTTTATTGTTTCGTATCGATTAATGAATTAATTTACGATTTGTGGATTCAGTGGATCATTTGGTGATACCAGCTGGGATCACTCCTGCGTGCATGTTTGAAGATACCTTCGATGTTACAAACTTCAAACCTGCTATGGTAATGATCAGCTCACTATTAGGAAAATTGCTTTTTCCGTCACGtgtgtttgtcactttgcgatttcaatcctttatattttcagatttcagttttaattcgttatctttattttttttgcaattttagtcctttttttacgtggcgctgacgtggcaccaattcggTGCTGATGTGGATGTGACGTGTACGTGCATTTTCGAATGAAAATGATcgaaattgtcaaaaatcaaaacatgcaggactaaaactgaaatataaaaacatagaagacaaaaaaaacatacatgaccaaatttgcagttttttCCTACCATGTATTCAtggtaataaatatatatagctAGCATCTTCTTATTTCATTGATAATATCTGTTTGATTTCCTTTGGAATTAGGACATAAATTTCTGGGGTCCAGTTTATACGACTTATTTTGCTGCGCCATACCTGAGGATGACAAGGGGCAAGATTGTAGCGATTGCATCTTCGAATAGCTGGTTGAATGCACCAAGGCTAAGCTATTACAGTGTGAGTTTGGGACATTTAATTGAGTAGTATGTGTCATGATGATAACACCATCTTAATTGCTTTGGTTGGTTACGTGCAGGCAAGTAAGGCTGCGGTTGTGAGTTTCTTTGAAACCATGCGAGTCGAGTTCGGATCCGATATAGGAATTACGATTGTACTGCCTGGATTAGTTGAGTCGGAGATGACCAAGGGAAAAATCCTTTCAAAAGATGGGAAAATGGTAGTGGACCAAGAAATGCGAGATGTAAGCTAAGGCCTCTAGCACTAGTACTACACATTGATGGCCTAATTAATTAGTGTTTACATATGTgtactgtatatatatatgaaattttGTTATTGATCAGTTTGGAAAAGGTGGCTAACCTTGAAGTACTCGTAGGTTGTGATGAGCGCTGTTCCGATAAAGGCCGTGGACCGATGCGCGAAGGAGATTGTGAAGAGTGTGTGCCGAGGGGACAAATACTTGACGGTGCCATCTTGGTTCAGAGCATTGTTCTTCTTCAAGATGATGTGCCCGGAAGCGGTAGATTGGTTCAACCGCTGGTTTTGCATCACCGAACCAGAAAACATGCCCACCATAAGCCAAAAAATCACGAAATTGCCAGGTTTGAAAGATTTCGTGCATCCAGATTCTGTCCGATCTCCCAAGATCAAAACCTGACCAAGAATAGGAACATGATTTGGTTTATATATCCATGCCATTCCGGGTTTAATATGTTGTGATCATCGATTAATGTAATAAGAAGGTGAAGGTGCCGGACGAATATATATTAGCTTAAATGGCACTTTTTGTCCGGGAATGTTGAAGTTATCATGAAGAGGGGGAGGGTACTCGGGGatccccttttatttaattagtttgTCTTCCATTTATGCCTATCATGTTGCTTGTATTAGGTTAATATCGAGTAGCGCTGCAATATGCTGATTTATATGcagttacatatatatattgatgataATATAAACACTTAGGTTTTGTTATATAAGATAGATATTTCAAACCTGATGTTCATGATGAATCATGCTTCAACACTTAAAAATCAAGTGCATGTGACATTCATACTAAAAGGGATTCTGTACAATATTACATGCATTCCCAATTGCTCAAAAGTTCCCCAGTTTACGGTTCGGTTCGGCCTTGATCAAAAGTGATTTATTTTGAGCCATCGCGGCGGGGTTAGGAGGCCATAAGAGCTATAACCTTTGGCCATGTCGCTTTTGCCTAACCGTCGCGCAGGATTGACGAAGGGACTGCAAGAGGCGTAGGTATAATCATGATCGGTACTTGTGGTGCATTTCATTTCAGCCAACACTTTGCAAAAGAGATCGACTTCACATGGCAACAGCAAAGGGCCATCACAGTTGAACCCGTATTCCGTTTCGGCATCCTCCAGCAGCATCCTGAACAGAGAGTGGTTCAAACACTTGGTCTCGATCACGAACCTTTGCTTTTCCGGCCCGACGTACACCGAGAAACACCCGTTGGGAATGCTTACACGGCCTGTTTTACTACCGTGCCAGGACCTGCTCTTGGAAAACATACTCGTCGCcgcggaagaagaagaagaagaagaagacgatGATTTTGATCGTCGGTTCATCGACATGTAACTCTCGAGTTTCTTGAACAGGGAATTACTTTTCTTCTTCGTCTCCGCCTCAAATtccatgtatgtatatatattaataaaaactgGGAAATTAAAAGATGAAATTTCGGATGCAGCTAGCTTGTTTCAATTAGCCTCTGTCATAAGCTAAATTGATCAACATGTACCTCAACCTTGGCGTTCTTGAATTGGTCATGTTTTGaataaagtatatatatatagaattatgCAAATCAAACAAGAAGCTTGCTTGAGAAAATGTATCGAGAAGGTGGGAATGGAAAAGGGTTTTTTTTGGGTAATTAAGTTGGTATATATTAGCCGCCTCGTGTGgccacacatatatatataaatcaagaTCCACAGCACAACTTCATATGCAAGAGATAAAGAGTCTGTAGCGGAGAAAGAGATAAACTCGCCAGTTGAAACCTATACTTGAAATGGGCAATCGCTGAATGAGGCAGGCGATATATATGTTATATAGTCCCATACCCGTATACAAATATACGACGAGACGAGACGAGACACCcccataattaattaattacaactAAAAAGTCAACTCATGTACACACGCACGCACACACacgcacatatatatatatagtacgtgttattataattaattcatccaaagaaaaatatatatgttgatACGTATAAATGTAAAGGATTATAATAACAACATTTCATAATATGAGATTTAGTGATCGGGGGATCAACAATGAGTAAGATATGAATTTTGTCAtctcaaaataatatatatttgatcCATCGGGAGCTATATTGTTCAAAATTGAATGAGTAAATATTTGGTTTGTTCTTTAAGTGAAAAATGAGGACAAACTGAGGTAGGCATTTTCCTAATTTCAACGCTAGTGAGATGAAAAAAGAGCTAGccattaatatataataattttattttggaatcaatttaattaatttcaaatggCGGCATAAACTTTCTTTAAATGGAAATTATATATACAAATCCCACTTGAGTTGGAGCATTAAATATCAGGCAATGAGTTGGTGAAGTGCTTGTCACGGTGCAACGTATTAGGTTTGGATCGCATTCCCTCGCTAGATTACAGTTTTAGTTACGCAATTCGAGaacgttttattttttttgtttctttctcgAGTCATATTTTTACTAAATCCCAcacattaatataatataatataataatattgttTGTCGCCACGTGAACACTCTtataacccaaaaaaaaaactaaaatagaAAAGCGCAAAATGATGGATTAATTAATCTAGAATTATCATGTTTTAATTGAATTAATCacgattaaaaaaaatcagtaaCATCATTTTATTTCCAGAGTGTTCCACACTTTTGTCTTTCTTCCaacatttaaaaatttgatattttggaaCTACCTAGGTTTGGATAATGTACCAAATGGTGGTTAGAGACatcatttttctttaaaattttaatattcgaCCAATGACACGTGATTATGATCATAATTAACTCGAAGTTCTAACACCATCCTACGTTTTTCGTtgactttttaaaattattttcctatattatatatgtaattatatatatagactGCCCAACAATATTTCCCCGCTTCGTTTCCGAATACTAAAATCCgggtttagttgtttttttatttttcgcataACTAAAACACGATACCGGATTTTAGTGATCGTTGACGAGTTGGACATCTTTGTTGGACatctgaaaatttatatatatatatatatatacaaaacatATTTAACAACAGCACGTAATTGATCAAAATTTTGACCACCAATGTTTATCCTGAATCCTGATTAGGGGCATAAAAAGAAATATTGATGATCGAATACTTTAAAAACTGAATGTGTTTTAAGAATTGGTgaaattcaattatttaatcTGTGTGAGATAAAAAAATGTACAAATTAACATCctcaatttttaaatattaccttttatttttgaaatatatgtttataaGAAGCACTTGATCCTATACATAATActatatgttttatttaaaattaaaatatcattaataaaaaaacaaatgacTTGTAAAGAAAAAGATATTCAATGAACATGGTCAAgtgataattaataattaattttatagctCAACTATATAAGACGTACACAGTGAAGCAATTAACTCCGATTATTATTAGTTTTATCATCACCCAATTATTAGTAGCCAGAAGAGAAAATTCAATACATAACAATTTCTTTTTgacttttaattaattaattaatgcatACATAATTTATTGCATTATTGCCCCGTAGAAATCAAGTTCAGGTTGAACAAATTGGTCAACTAACAGGCCGGGATGGCTTATAatttgtattatatatattatatctgtATCGTCTCTGTTCCAAACTTCCAATTACTTAATTAATGTCGCATTTCATGTTTGACTTGTTtaaattacaaatattttttgaaaaaataaataatttttaacatCCCAAGGTCGAACAATAACAGTAATTGATGATTCATGAATTTTTTGGTTATAAACAATAgggaaaatgatttttttttatcaattaattaatttgtgatttttttggttttggttaactttcaaaatttggttttgatgatttaatttttaattttcgatTATTTTGATCCAATTACTTGCGTGACAGCTTGATATTTCAGCATTTTCCGATATCACATCAATATTTTTAAGTGTCACATCATTCGTTGAAATAAAATAATCGAATATTAAAAGTTAATACATCAAAACCAAACGTTAAAAAGTGAATCGATAAAAAAACTAACAAATCAATTAACAAAAAAACTATTTTCCCCggtggatatatatatatatatctatcttAAAACATATATTTCTTGATCAATAATTTCTTGAGCAATTGATTTTGGAAACAGCGAGTGGGAAACTGAATGTGTTGGCGTATTGGAAGGAAAGCGTCCGGCCGTTGAGGAGAGGCTTGCCGTCGTTGACGAGACAGTCGTTGAATCGGAGACGTTTGAATATTCGAGGGTTGACGATCACAGCGGAGCTGAACCAGCGGCAGCTGAGATGTATCCCGGAGATATGGCAACCTGATAAGCAGAGATTGGTGATCTCCACTCTGTACGTGGGGATTCCGCTGGGGAGAGGCTCGCTGGGGCCTTGATTTATTACGATATCGGAATGCACGCATCGTACGCGCCGCCGTACTCCCTTTGCTTCCGCCGCCGTCGAATCGTTTCGGTTTCCTCCGCCATCGATTTCCTGTTTGTGTAacgctgctgctgctgctgcatgCATACGTACGTGAAGAAATTAATCGCTTAGACCCATGCATGCTAGTTTATTCAACCattagaaataattaaatatgattccaatcaaaaagaataaataaataaacatgcaatTGAAGAACAGTAGTACAAATTACCTGTGCAGACTCCAAATATTAGAAATAATAATCTCATGTCCCCAATGAACGAAGTTCTTCGAGGCAGACTCATGATTTCTGCACGAATCGAATATCGGCGTTACGTTATATGGCTGCGATACGGTAAAATTAATTGTAAataaatatatcaatcaaacaaAATCTTGATTTCGAAATTCAGATTCTCTTCAAAATTGTGTATATAGATCgctttataagatatatatatatatatatatatatatatatatatatatatatatatatatatatatatataataatgctTCGGATTTTCGATTCGTTTATAAACGTCACTCCCAGATAATTATGGAAATCGAAAGATCAAAATATACGCATAAAGATATATTCTATTTTTATTCATATATGTGATTTCATGACATGTTTGGAGAAAAGAAAAATCTCGTCCCAATTAAATTATCACGTTTCCTTTTTTGTTTATGATTTCAAATATATAGACATATTACATTTCCtcgttctaattttttttaataactaATATATCTCTATTTAATTTGGTAAATAAGAGTAAAAATTAGAAAGTTGTTTGTTAATCGATATTTACAATGAATTGAGAGATTTATTGACTTCATTATTTAATAATAGATATTTGTAAGAGTTTATAGATTTTATCGACTCGTACAATTTGGAAGACTTTTATAgacatttataattttttttcactgATTCGAATGGACTGAAATTAAAAAGTAAATACATCAAATATATTTAACtaatatcattttataaaatttgttaTATGTTTATTCAATATAATTATCTTTGGTATGCatatgtatatatgtgtgtCTTGCAGAGGCAGAGATAGTATATGGGGCAAGAGTGGGCTCTTGTCCGACGGACTTTTgcccaaataatttaatatacTCAAGTTCATATATAATTactcataatattatattttttttatagtagACTTGTTTGTTTTTAACATTTCCAACTAGTCCATGACTCATGAGTTTAAAGTAACTATAATTATTTAACTCAACGTGAGTTTTATTTTTGGGCCAGTTATTAGTTCAATCATGACACATTCTATTGtttgatataaatatatatcaataatTCAATATGTGGACATATCACACGAGAagataattcaaaaaaattttattattcaacTATCAATTGCAGCCCCAGTGCCTCTAGATCAACCGCACCCGGCTAATTGGTGCGAATACTTCCGAccattttgatatgaattttgtactctatatgaaacgattctaactctataattaataaataaatatgtgaaaaaaaaaatttctaagtaaaaatatgtacatacatgtccatacatatatgcacagaataaatagatttaaaaataaataacttgaataaaaataatgcaacaaatcgaaaacttaacatttcataatttaaatatctgagtcatgcgttaaataaaatactgaccaaaagtgaaataaattaaagttttgcatgcactgaaaattacttaaataaaatatcccgaatcacaaccactgaaaataattaaaatgtaacatgctaaAAATTTGAgacatgcataaagactcagacaacggtcacggggatcactgcatgtccgctcatatgtcctcgtcgccggtgggtactacgtcatcctctacgtactcacctgcaccataccagtgtagtgagcctagaggcccaacatgctaacataacaagggtttaaattaatttaaatcactttaatactaatacataacatatacatgaatgagcatgctaaaaaaaatatcatgacataacataacttaaattaacttaaatagcataacataaataatacatacattgttgagcaaaatattttctaacatcgcatggttgtatccatagtgtaacctgaaatcatacattaaatactgatcagcgtggaaaccaacttACGtgacggtgacgaatcacctcttaaattggcagtaaactgcccttcaatagttcacatatggggacgaatccccctcaaattgtcacactacttcaacttccaacataaaatattttcttttgctcaaccttatacattaaatcatgcataaaattatttcattaatgcatgcacttaaataaaatgtgtgtccttcatatatatttaatttaatttcatactaacatataaatataaaaaaataacttcaatgcataaaaataattaaatatataatcaggacacatgcaaatttctcatggattgtactgactgctggccctaacactcaagcccatttacttaaatctgacccattaacactgagactgacccattaacatacttaagcccaacattacatttctaagcccaattaattaattaaagctcaTTAAAATactcctggcccaataacaacctattctggctcaatgggcccaaaagcccaaaaattgacccaataactttcatgggccccaaggcccataaaaattaaggaattaacttaaattaatttaattaagcccaaaaataattaaatttaacccaaagaAATTAAATGGgcccaaataaattttgagatttaattaggcccattaaacacttaattaaacttaaaacttaaaaaataaaaatacccgagcccgactatcttgacccggacccggacccaacgaacataacccatgacccacgGATTTGACCTGGACCAAACGACCCGACCCGAAAACCACCCATAACCCACAACCCGTAACCCCCTTTCCCAGCTgctctcggccgtgagcagcagccactccatggctgctgccggcctgctccgaccgcccctggccggagcgtcgccgcccagacgtagcccacgtctgggcggtcctaaccagGCCCTaaccccagccccatgcagccctAGCCCCCTTAGCCGAACACCTTTCTCCGTAACCCTAATCTGTGCACACAAAGGGCCGATCCGCATCAGCTGGCTTCCTGGgatcgtttggctcgagccactcgagccattcgagtctaggCCTCCCTCACGCATCCTAAATCCCCTTGACCAGCAGTGGTACGAATCATGGTtaagaaaaacataaatatGATCAAGAAACGCAAGAACACACGCATAAAACCAACACTGATctcgtttttctgaaaattgttGGAGAAATCTgatgctcacgcacacacacacataaacactgatatgtacgaaaaaaaaaaaagaaataatcaTGCCTTGATAATTAAATCGACGAAGATGGATGCGTTTACGGGCTCTGGGACGACGATCGAAAGAAAACTAGACAAAACCTTCAAAAGTTGGCTATGAATTCCTCCTTGGCTGATGGCTCGAtgaagaaaaattttaaaatgtaaaattttaaactcttaaaaataaaaaataatctactatcaaacataaatcccgaaattaaaagttaagggaattttaaaaatactaaaaagccaatattttggcttattttgaataaaaacggactcctaaaattatacaaaattaaatactaaaatattgaggaaataaaactcaaaataatatttttgggctctaaaaagactcataaaataatttggattgAAAGCTATCatttcgtccgtccacggtcccgtctacgcgatcaaaaacaattaaatactaaaaatcataaaatcaccaactatgggttaaatgcttaaaaataaattaaatcatgcacaaataattccacataattatttaacccataatctaaaattctaaataaataaatttcctaattatgcatgcgaattcacgtatttaaaataccgggtgttacaattctcccccccttaaattggatttcgtcctcgaaattaaagtacttacccaaacaactctgggtagcgagtcctcatatctgcctcggtctcccaagtagcttcctcctccgagtgattcagccactggactctgaccatcgttatgacacgcgtcctaagcctccgctcctccctagccaagatccgtataggcctctcctcaaatgctaactccggtgtcaactgaagaggctcaaaatccaacacatgcgacgagTTGGatacatatctccgaagcatggatacatggaaaacgttgtgcactgctgcaagccctggtggtagagctaaacggtaggccaacgtgccaactctctccaagatctcgaacggccctatatatctcggattaagcttgcctctccggccaaaccgcactactcccttcataggtgacaccttcaggaatacgtgatcacctacagcgaactctaaatctcgtcgtcgagtatctgcataactcttctgacgactctgagcagtcctcatccgatcccgaatctgagtcacaatgtcagctgtctgctgcacaatctcaggaccaagtaaaatcctctcaccaacctcatcccaatgcacaggagatctgcatctcctcccatacaatgctgcataaggagccatacctatagatgactgaaaactgttattataggtaaactccattaatggcagtctagtctcccacgagccctgaaaatcgatgacacaagctctcagaagatcctcgagaacctggatcactctctcagactgaccatctgtctgaggatggaatgctgtgctgaacaaaagtctagtccccaaagctgtgtgcagactcttccaaaacgcggatgtgaatctcggatctctgtctgacacaatcgacactggtatgccatgcaacctaacaatctccttgatgtaaagctctgcatactgtgtcaatgagtaagtagtcctcaccggcaagaaatgagctgacttggtgagtctatccacaatcacccaaatcgctgtgcaacctctggcactcctcggtaagccaactacaaagtccatcgtaatattctcccatttccattccggaataggaagaggtctaagaagttcttgtaacgtccggaaatttgctacgtaaatccgcatgcataactaagagatttaataagtttaaaataatgtgaaaatgtgttaaattgtttttatgagtgattatttaaattatgtgatttattttcatgttttaaatattttttcggcatttaaatttgttttctgtggtttatgaatttatttgagaaagtttattttatgatcgcgtaggcggggccgtggacggacgagatgtttgttttcacccaaaatattttcggagatttttaggagccttaaaatattattttaagttataatttgaagaaaattatggtatttatatatatgtatatttagatgtccgtttttacccaaaataaatcattttaatgacttttattaagttttaaaaatcacctattttattatttcgggatttttaagtttttagcaaattatcatgtatttttttagtttaaattttagtaattatctacccaaagtatttatttaaatatttaacctaGACTACCCAAATATTATCCTAAGATTTTCTACCCTATCTCACGCCTCAACtccctagccgcctccctcaacctttctccatcatcttcatcgttccagcaagattttcacagcccCGTAGCCGAGcttttaagattttatattGGTTGGAGATCTGTTCGTCCCGGAGAGCCGTACGACGCGACATAAACGTTATTTCTTGCAAATATTCATCAAGGCACGTTTGAATCCCTTTTTGAACACCATTTAAGTCATATTATTCTGATTTTAGCATGAAAATTATGATCTTGCATGATATATGTGGTTTTAATGAAGAACATTCATGAACATGCATAGAACCTACGTTTTTAAAGCTTATGAATCAATTTTATCACgtttttctgtcatggattgTTCTAGCTTGCTGACCAACGGGTTGAGGGTTGatatagggtccctagggtcatTTTTGGATGACGGTTCAGTGGCTTTATTCGTTGGTTTGGGCTAGGTTCATGCTGGACGCAGGTTTAGACGCAAACTGAGCGGTTTGCGTGCGAGGGCTCGTTCTTGGTCCACAGGACGAGTTTTAGGTTGGTTCTAGTTGAGTTATAATCCCAAGACCTTTGGAAAGTTTTTCCAGGTGGTTCTCCGGCCTGTGGTGGCCGGAGATTGGCGGCCGAACGGCCGGAATCAGCGGTCGCGTTCTGCACAAACAGCAACAGAGGGGCTctgttgttttggttcgttctccttctacaggGCTCGGTTTAAGGtcaaatttgttgggttagaactgTCTGGGTGTTGGCTAAGTATGGGAGGTGGTTTCACATCCAAAGGTGGTCTGAGCAGGCCGCACGATCAGATTTTTGGAAGCCGCTTAGGGCTGCCTCGAGTTGGGCTTAGGGAGAGGTAAGCTAGGGTTGTGTCTGGTGTTTTGGCAGGCCGGGCTCGGCttttcgggtccgggttgggtctaaaATATAATGGGTCAAGTTAGTTTGGTTCGGGTTTGGTTTATATTAGTTggactcgggtatttttattttgaattaa comes from the Henckelia pumila isolate YLH828 chromosome 1, ASM3356847v2, whole genome shotgun sequence genome and includes:
- the LOC140868594 gene encoding auxin-responsive protein SAUR40, whose protein sequence is MEFEAETKKKSNSLFKKLESYMSMNRRSKSSSSSSSSSSAATSMFSKSRSWHGSKTGRVSIPNGCFSVYVGPEKQRFVIETKCLNHSLFRMLLEDAETEYGFNCDGPLLLPCEVDLFCKVLAEMKCTTSTDHDYTYASCSPFVNPARRLGKSDMAKGYSSYGLLTPPRWLKINHF
- the LOC140868578 gene encoding 11-beta-hydroxysteroid dehydrogenase A-like, which encodes MDFVNLFLNIFAPIFTFNAFLFLFPVYLCFRSLRYVFRSIFRENVAGKVVVIAGASSGIGEHLAYEYGSRGAYLVIGARRNKALRDVAETARWLGSPLVVPIRTDVSKPEDCKRLIEQAIESFGRLDHLVIPAGITPACMFEDTFDVTNFKPAMDINFWGPVYTTYFAAPYLRMTRGKIVAIASSNSWLNAPRLSYYSASKAAVVSFFETMRVEFGSDIGITIVLPGLVESEMTKGKILSKDGKMVVDQEMRDVVMSAVPIKAVDRCAKEIVKSVCRGDKYLTVPSWFRALFFFKMMCPEAVDWFNRWFCITEPENMPTISQKITKLPGLKDFVHPDSVRSPKIKT